Proteins encoded together in one Candidatus Kaiserbacteria bacterium window:
- a CDS encoding type B 50S ribosomal protein L31, producing MKKDIHPQNYREVIFVDNTSGKEFLLDSTVETEEKGTYEGKEYPLYRIEISSASHPFYTGIKKNIDTAGRVEKFKARQKAAKSEA from the coding sequence ATGAAAAAGGATATTCACCCACAAAACTATCGCGAAGTCATCTTCGTTGACAATACTTCAGGAAAGGAGTTTCTTCTTGATTCCACAGTGGAGACAGAGGAAAAGGGTACCTATGAAGGGAAAGAATATCCACTCTATCGAATAGAAATCTCAAGTGCCTCACATCCATTCTACACAGGCATCAAGAAAAATATTGACACTGCTGGACGAGTTGAGAAATTCAAGGCTCGACAAAAAGCTGCAAAGTCAGAAGCATAA
- a CDS encoding A/G-specific adenine glycosylase — protein MEKNEIRKFQKKVLEFYKKNGRHTLPWRHTKDPYCILVSELMLQQTQVERVIPKYELFMKEFPSAAVLAAAPLSKVLTLWSGLGYNRRARFLHQTARVIEREYSGVFPEDVDTLKTLPGIGPYTAGAIAVFAFNTPAVLIETNIRSVYLDEFFPDKEAVYDREILPYIEATMTTITPREWYAALMDYGTYLKKTRKNPSKKSAHHTKQSAFKGSLREVRGAIVPLLFERSKSTHVLIKETQFSKELVTKALQGLTRDGLVEKEGRMWKLAH, from the coding sequence ATGGAAAAGAATGAAATAAGAAAGTTTCAGAAAAAGGTACTAGAGTTTTATAAGAAGAATGGAAGACATACTCTTCCGTGGCGTCACACGAAAGATCCGTATTGTATTTTAGTTTCTGAGCTAATGCTCCAACAGACTCAGGTTGAGCGAGTGATACCAAAGTACGAGCTATTTATGAAGGAGTTTCCTAGTGCTGCGGTATTAGCAGCCGCGCCGCTGTCGAAAGTCCTTACATTATGGAGTGGGCTTGGATACAATAGACGCGCACGATTTTTACACCAAACAGCACGCGTAATTGAGCGGGAATATAGCGGAGTGTTTCCTGAAGATGTAGATACTCTTAAGACACTCCCTGGCATTGGACCATACACTGCTGGAGCCATTGCGGTGTTTGCTTTTAATACACCAGCTGTACTGATTGAGACAAATATCCGTAGTGTGTATCTCGATGAATTCTTTCCTGATAAGGAGGCTGTATATGACAGAGAGATACTGCCGTATATAGAAGCAACTATGACCACCATAACCCCTCGAGAGTGGTATGCGGCTCTTATGGATTACGGTACCTATCTAAAGAAGACACGGAAGAATCCAAGTAAGAAAAGCGCTCACCATACGAAACAGTCTGCTTTCAAGGGATCTTTACGAGAGGTAAGGGGAGCTATTGTCCCGTTACTATTTGAGCGTTCAAAAAGCACCCACGTGCTCATTAAAGAGACGCAGTTTTCTAAGGAACTGGTTACTAAGGCGCTACAGGGACTTACTCGCGATGGGTTAGTGGAAAAAGAGGGAAGGATGTGGAAGTTAGCCCACTAG
- the groL gene encoding chaperonin GroEL (60 kDa chaperone family; promotes refolding of misfolded polypeptides especially under stressful conditions; forms two stacked rings of heptamers to form a barrel-shaped 14mer; ends can be capped by GroES; misfolded proteins enter the barrel where they are refolded when GroES binds), with the protein MGAKKVIFSHDIRTALKTGADTVANAVRVTLGPRGRNVALDKGFGGPTITNDGVSIAREVTLADKFENMGAEIVKEVASKTNDKAGDGTTTAMVLTSAIIDEGLKRTAMGANATVVRRGIESAAHDTVEALRKMAKEVKGREEVRNVATISAESSELGKVIADTIDKVGKDGVVTVEESQAFGIDSEVVEGLEFDKGYVSPYMVTNSDRMEAEMKEASILVTDKKISSIQEILPLLEKLAQSGKKDLVIIADDVDGEALATLVVNKLRGAFNVLAVKAPGYGDRKKEMLGDIATVLGAELISEEMGRKLEDTELDMLGRASRIVATKDATVIVGGKGKKKDVAARIAQLQAQVKNSDSKFDADKLEERIAKLSGGVAVIRVGAATETEMKYLKDKIEDAVNATKAAIEEGIVSGGGSALVHVSEKLAKNKEAQGHDEFAIGYRILVHALRAPLVQIVENAGRDDASVILRDIVAKGGKYGFDAGSDDTDARIVDMFTEGIIDPVKVTRSGVENAASAAAVLLTTEAAVADDPDVQDEAPALGGGMPGGMPGMM; encoded by the coding sequence ATGGGAGCAAAAAAAGTTATATTTAGCCACGATATTCGTACAGCATTAAAAACTGGTGCTGATACAGTAGCTAATGCAGTACGCGTTACACTTGGTCCCCGCGGTAGAAATGTTGCGCTCGATAAAGGGTTCGGAGGGCCAACCATTACAAATGACGGTGTTTCAATTGCACGTGAGGTAACACTCGCAGACAAATTTGAAAACATGGGTGCAGAAATTGTTAAAGAAGTTGCCAGTAAAACCAACGATAAAGCAGGAGACGGCACAACTACAGCAATGGTTTTAACCAGTGCAATCATCGATGAGGGACTCAAGCGAACAGCTATGGGGGCAAACGCTACAGTAGTTCGTCGTGGTATAGAATCAGCGGCACATGACACCGTTGAGGCGTTGCGTAAAATGGCAAAAGAAGTAAAAGGTAGAGAAGAGGTACGTAACGTTGCGACTATTTCTGCTGAGTCATCTGAACTTGGTAAGGTTATAGCAGACACTATTGATAAGGTAGGAAAGGACGGTGTGGTAACCGTAGAGGAATCACAAGCATTCGGAATTGATTCAGAAGTAGTAGAAGGTCTAGAATTCGACAAAGGGTATGTATCGCCGTACATGGTGACAAACAGCGACAGAATGGAAGCAGAAATGAAAGAGGCATCAATCTTGGTAACAGACAAGAAAATCTCAAGTATTCAAGAGATTTTGCCGCTGCTTGAAAAACTCGCGCAATCAGGTAAGAAAGATCTCGTTATTATTGCAGATGATGTAGATGGAGAGGCTCTCGCTACTCTTGTGGTGAATAAGCTTCGCGGTGCATTTAATGTGCTCGCTGTTAAAGCGCCTGGATACGGTGATCGAAAGAAAGAGATGCTTGGAGACATCGCCACTGTTTTAGGAGCTGAATTAATATCGGAAGAGATGGGGCGAAAGCTTGAAGATACAGAACTAGATATGCTTGGACGAGCAAGCCGCATAGTTGCCACAAAAGACGCCACTGTTATCGTAGGTGGAAAAGGTAAAAAGAAGGATGTCGCCGCGCGCATTGCTCAACTACAAGCACAAGTGAAAAACAGTGATTCGAAGTTTGATGCAGATAAGCTTGAAGAGCGTATTGCAAAGTTAAGTGGTGGAGTTGCAGTTATACGTGTTGGAGCAGCTACTGAAACTGAAATGAAGTATCTAAAAGATAAGATTGAAGATGCAGTAAACGCAACCAAAGCTGCCATTGAAGAAGGTATTGTTTCAGGTGGTGGAAGTGCACTCGTGCATGTTTCAGAGAAGCTTGCCAAAAATAAAGAGGCGCAAGGGCACGACGAGTTTGCAATTGGATACCGAATTTTGGTTCACGCACTACGTGCTCCACTTGTCCAGATTGTAGAAAACGCAGGACGAGATGACGCATCGGTGATTTTACGAGATATCGTAGCTAAGGGTGGAAAGTATGGGTTCGACGCAGGAAGTGATGATACTGATGCACGTATCGTTGACATGTTCACTGAAGGTATTATTGATCCAGTGAAAGTGACACGCAGTGGTGTAGAAAATGCTGCAAGTGCTGCTGCTGTACTACTTACCACAGAAGCCGCTGTTGCTGACGATCCTGATGTACAGGATGAAGCGCCAGCATTAGGTGGTGGTATGCCGGGCGGAATGCCTGGGATGATGTAG
- a CDS encoding PCRF domain-containing protein, translated as MEEEKRPKILDEYAQDSRVGYLVQEYDRLTIEENEAKQLGNSDAEMMDLVQEDIKRVTEAKEQIIAQIEQIVKEDKAEQKFPNEAVLEVRAGAGGEEAALFAEELAMMYIKFAEMQGWQTRILNESRAAMGGYKEASIEIKGKGVYKKLRFETGVHRVQRIPATEKQGRIHTSTASVAILPVYKHITVEINPTDLEIEFSRAGGKGGQNVNKVETAVRLTHIPSGLTVRCTAERSQQKNREKAYAIIASRLQEMHDEEAAKKRSDDRAQQVGTGDRSEKIRTYNFPQDRISDHRIKESWSGIEKTMNGYIDPMLDALSAFSQEDAE; from the coding sequence ATGGAAGAAGAAAAACGCCCAAAAATACTTGATGAATATGCACAAGACTCACGTGTTGGGTATTTGGTGCAAGAGTATGACAGGCTAACTATCGAAGAGAATGAGGCAAAGCAGCTGGGAAATAGTGATGCTGAAATGATGGATCTAGTGCAAGAAGATATAAAACGAGTAACAGAAGCTAAGGAGCAGATTATTGCGCAAATAGAACAGATAGTTAAGGAGGACAAGGCAGAACAGAAGTTCCCTAATGAGGCGGTACTTGAGGTCCGTGCCGGTGCCGGTGGTGAAGAAGCTGCTCTTTTTGCTGAAGAACTGGCAATGATGTATATAAAATTCGCTGAGATGCAGGGGTGGCAGACACGTATTCTTAATGAGTCTCGTGCAGCTATGGGAGGATATAAAGAAGCATCTATAGAAATAAAAGGGAAGGGAGTGTACAAAAAATTACGGTTTGAAACAGGAGTTCATCGAGTCCAACGAATTCCTGCAACGGAGAAACAAGGCCGCATACATACCTCTACAGCAAGTGTCGCGATTTTGCCAGTATATAAACACATTACAGTAGAAATAAATCCTACAGACTTAGAAATTGAGTTCTCCCGTGCTGGTGGTAAAGGTGGGCAAAACGTAAATAAAGTAGAAACAGCCGTTCGTCTCACTCATATACCAAGCGGGTTAACCGTTCGTTGTACAGCAGAACGCTCGCAGCAAAAAAACCGAGAAAAGGCGTATGCAATTATCGCCTCTCGATTGCAGGAAATGCATGATGAAGAAGCTGCGAAGAAGCGGTCTGACGACCGCGCACAGCAAGTGGGAACTGGTGATCGTTCAGAGAAGATACGTACCTATAATTTTCCTCAAGATCGTATTTCGGACCATCGTATTAAAGAATCATGGTCAGGTATCGAGAAGACAATGAATGGTTACATCGATCCAATGTTAGATGCGCTTTCTGCATTTTCGCAGGAAGATGCTGAATAA
- a CDS encoding DUF4105 domain-containing protein, whose product MDQHIILLLIIAALYAAFLMYYYTRKPNHNRNWTPDQQILPSISTYGDLVTIHKVRNATYKSRDDYDVHYYDKTFRTTDLKKLWLIIEPFGPKLPFGLQAAHVFVSFELTDGSFVSVSVEIRKKKGDMFSVGGAINGILRYYELMYVVADEKDVIQLRTNHRKDAVLLYPLELPKETVQNVFKGFTDEINALIENPSFFHTITDNCTTILVRNLRKNNISLPKWSMLYLFPAHLDAVFYSHDLIDTELSLTEAREYFHITKKAQAVNGSSNFSNHIREPQNS is encoded by the coding sequence ATGGACCAACATATCATTCTTCTTCTGATTATAGCTGCATTATATGCAGCGTTTCTCATGTATTACTACACACGGAAGCCAAACCACAATCGTAATTGGACACCTGACCAACAAATACTTCCGTCTATCAGTACGTATGGCGATTTAGTAACAATACACAAAGTACGCAATGCAACGTACAAAAGTCGAGACGATTACGACGTACATTACTACGATAAAACATTTAGAACTACGGATCTAAAAAAACTCTGGCTTATTATTGAGCCGTTTGGACCAAAACTTCCCTTTGGTCTACAAGCTGCACATGTATTTGTCTCCTTTGAACTAACAGATGGAAGTTTTGTTTCAGTATCGGTAGAGATCAGGAAAAAGAAAGGCGATATGTTTTCTGTCGGTGGTGCCATAAATGGAATTCTTCGATACTACGAATTAATGTATGTAGTTGCAGATGAAAAAGATGTGATTCAGCTACGAACAAATCATAGAAAAGATGCCGTTCTTCTGTATCCACTAGAGTTACCGAAAGAAACCGTACAAAATGTTTTCAAAGGCTTTACTGATGAGATAAACGCGCTTATCGAAAACCCTTCGTTCTTTCATACAATAACCGATAATTGCACAACGATATTGGTTAGGAATTTACGAAAAAATAATATCAGCCTTCCTAAATGGAGTATGCTGTATCTCTTTCCAGCACATCTAGATGCTGTCTTTTACTCGCACGACCTTATAGACACTGAACTTTCTCTTACGGAAGCACGTGAATACTTTCATATAACGAAAAAGGCTCAAGCAGTTAACGGTTCTAGTAACTTTTCTAATCATATTCGTGAACCACAAAATAGCTAA
- the secG gene encoding preprotein translocase subunit SecG: MLPYIQIALSIMLIVTILLQQTGSGLGGAFGADNFSSGFHTRRGLERTLFYATIVLGILFALTALVNLLIVA; the protein is encoded by the coding sequence ATATTGCCGTACATCCAAATAGCGCTCTCCATCATGCTTATTGTAACTATACTGCTTCAGCAGACTGGTTCAGGCCTTGGTGGTGCATTCGGAGCAGATAACTTTAGCTCGGGTTTTCACACTCGTCGCGGATTAGAACGAACGCTCTTTTACGCAACTATTGTACTTGGTATACTTTTTGCACTCACTGCACTGGTAAACCTACTTATTGTTGCGTAG
- a CDS encoding ATP-grasp domain-containing protein, whose amino-acid sequence MDEEYKIRKWLYEKACTDIGLTLKVLDGEQSLVRVSKRKDFFVTPFYDWPPLNTSVACDIAKDKVLTKELLSKSGIKTPEGRHFFVANKNDWVPDHNLKEDAYLYAEGLGYPIVVKPHNLSRGQGVEVCYSREQLTKALEEIQKLSHVAMVEEVIVGREGRLFCIGDEIQFMYYKESDADTQVGNLAVGGKLVGFEDKKIPEKLSNLAKVVFDSFGHDLRLFAIDFFEQESGDCILIEVNGKPFLSSICKYGYQDTALRVLVKSLEKYFKKSKI is encoded by the coding sequence ATGGATGAGGAATACAAAATAAGGAAATGGCTTTATGAAAAAGCATGTACTGATATCGGTTTAACATTGAAAGTGTTAGATGGTGAGCAGAGTTTAGTGAGAGTTTCTAAACGAAAGGATTTTTTCGTCACCCCTTTTTACGACTGGCCACCTCTGAATACATCAGTTGCATGCGATATAGCGAAGGACAAGGTTCTTACTAAAGAGCTTTTAAGTAAAAGCGGCATTAAAACTCCAGAAGGTAGACATTTTTTTGTTGCTAATAAAAACGATTGGGTACCTGATCACAATCTTAAAGAAGATGCGTATTTGTATGCAGAGGGGCTCGGCTATCCAATAGTCGTAAAACCTCATAATCTCTCTCGTGGACAAGGGGTAGAAGTATGCTATTCACGAGAACAGCTTACAAAGGCCTTAGAAGAAATACAGAAACTATCGCATGTTGCTATGGTAGAAGAGGTAATAGTAGGAAGAGAAGGTAGGTTATTTTGTATTGGTGATGAAATACAATTTATGTATTACAAAGAAAGTGATGCAGATACACAAGTTGGCAATCTTGCAGTAGGCGGTAAACTAGTTGGGTTTGAAGATAAAAAAATACCAGAAAAGCTCTCTAATCTTGCGAAAGTAGTTTTTGACAGCTTCGGACACGACTTGCGATTGTTCGCGATCGACTTTTTTGAACAAGAGTCTGGGGATTGTATCTTGATTGAGGTAAATGGGAAACCATTTTTATCGAGTATTTGTAAATATGGATACCAAGATACGGCATTGCGTGTGCTGGTGAAAAGTTTAGAAAAGTACTTCAAAAAATCTAAAATATAA
- a CDS encoding peptidoglycan-binding protein produces the protein MFSKSFILFVLTVAVIFSGNVVHAQFLLFDGEQQRAGSVTVGTTTYNFSLPQSSLKSAQVRLQEIYTYIRDFDSAEIAPSIQDNYSSISGVTFGNEGTFDRNIASSTNKCPFTKGLTIGSQDEEVVALQKFLNSYPETRVAQSGIGSPGNETDYFGILTFNAVFAFQAQYADEILAPIGIENPTGYWGEATRTYAHTLLGC, from the coding sequence ATGTTTAGCAAGTCGTTTATTCTGTTTGTACTCACTGTAGCAGTTATTTTTTCTGGAAATGTTGTGCACGCACAATTCCTACTGTTTGATGGAGAACAACAAAGAGCTGGAAGTGTAACTGTAGGTACTACAACGTACAATTTTAGTTTGCCGCAGTCTTCACTTAAGAGTGCACAAGTACGATTGCAGGAAATATATACATACATTCGTGATTTTGATTCAGCTGAGATAGCACCGTCTATACAAGATAATTACTCTAGTATTTCCGGTGTCACGTTTGGAAATGAAGGAACTTTTGATAGAAATATAGCTTCAAGCACTAACAAATGTCCCTTTACAAAAGGTTTAACCATAGGCTCACAAGATGAAGAGGTTGTCGCATTACAGAAATTTCTTAATTCGTATCCTGAAACCCGAGTTGCACAAAGTGGTATAGGTTCGCCAGGAAACGAGACAGATTACTTCGGGATACTTACGTTTAATGCGGTATTCGCTTTCCAAGCACAATATGCTGATGAAATTCTTGCTCCAATTGGTATTGAAAACCCTACTGGATATTGGGGAGAAGCAACGAGAACGTACGCACACACACTTCTGGGGTGCTGA
- a CDS encoding ribonuclease J: MEKKQTSTRTGNKPSANRSTSARVHTKKTNTGARPSARAGQKKSSSKSRNARNRRGNFGQPRPHAKKKDDIIPRLEDDVIRIIPLGGVEEIGRNMTAIELNNDIIVVDCGFMFQEDDTPGVDYILPNTQYLEERKEKIKAIVITHGHLDHIGGIPYVADRIGNPPIYTRRLTGVMIKKRQEEFPHLPALDIREVETTETINIGALKLRFYNVTHTIPDSMGVIVKTPFGGITVTGDIKLSHDGTGVVDQEEIDSFSIFKDEDIVCMLMDSTNTERPGWSIPEHKVFDTFEIILREAKHRLIVGTFASQLERVIKIIEIAEKYGKKIVIEGRSMKGNLEIAKELGLVKPQKGTLITADQMSDYPESKIVILATGAQGDTYAALMRMANKTHRFIKLTKDDTLVLSSSVIPGNERAVQSLKDKIARQGPHIVTYQTSDVHASGHGNAEEAKWIHKQVNPKFFIPQHGYHYMLRSHGDLIKESCGLKSEDIVVPDNGTIVEIREKGQKLVRLPVKAPMTTRIVEGLHVRDIQEAVIKDRQALSQDGIFVVVITMNLRTGKLRKSPDIISRGFIYLRESQELLGETRLIIKKTVEDTFKKSSKPEIDDVKNELTDVIAHFLLQKTHKNPIVIPVIVGV; this comes from the coding sequence ATGGAAAAGAAACAAACAAGTACTCGTACGGGTAACAAGCCTTCTGCAAACAGAAGTACTTCAGCACGTGTGCATACTAAAAAAACAAATACCGGGGCACGGCCGTCGGCACGTGCAGGACAAAAAAAGTCCTCAAGTAAATCACGTAATGCTCGAAACCGTCGCGGTAATTTTGGACAACCGCGTCCTCATGCTAAAAAGAAGGACGATATTATCCCTCGACTAGAAGATGATGTTATTCGCATCATTCCTCTCGGTGGTGTTGAAGAAATTGGACGAAACATGACTGCCATTGAGCTTAACAATGACATTATTGTTGTTGATTGTGGATTTATGTTCCAAGAAGACGACACGCCTGGTGTCGACTACATCCTCCCGAACACTCAGTACCTAGAAGAGCGTAAAGAAAAAATAAAAGCGATAGTTATCACTCATGGTCACCTTGATCATATTGGTGGTATTCCTTATGTAGCTGACCGTATCGGAAACCCGCCAATCTATACACGTCGCCTTACTGGAGTCATGATTAAAAAAAGGCAAGAAGAATTCCCTCACCTACCGGCTCTTGATATTCGTGAGGTAGAAACAACTGAAACAATAAACATTGGTGCTCTGAAATTACGTTTCTACAATGTGACTCATACTATTCCTGACTCAATGGGTGTTATCGTAAAAACACCATTTGGTGGAATCACGGTGACTGGCGATATCAAACTAAGTCACGATGGCACTGGAGTAGTTGACCAAGAAGAGATAGATTCGTTCAGTATTTTTAAAGATGAAGATATTGTATGTATGCTCATGGACTCAACCAACACAGAGCGTCCAGGGTGGTCTATTCCAGAACATAAGGTGTTTGATACTTTTGAAATTATTTTAAGGGAAGCAAAGCACCGCCTCATAGTGGGAACCTTTGCGTCACAGCTCGAGCGGGTTATTAAAATTATTGAAATAGCAGAAAAGTACGGGAAGAAAATCGTTATTGAAGGTCGCAGCATGAAAGGAAACCTTGAGATTGCAAAAGAGCTCGGTCTTGTAAAACCTCAAAAAGGTACCCTTATTACAGCGGACCAGATGAGTGACTACCCAGAAAGCAAGATAGTTATCCTTGCGACCGGCGCTCAGGGTGACACCTACGCAGCACTTATGCGCATGGCCAACAAAACACACCGATTTATCAAACTCACAAAAGACGACACACTTGTTTTGTCATCTTCTGTTATTCCGGGAAACGAACGTGCAGTTCAATCTTTGAAAGACAAGATTGCACGACAAGGTCCGCATATTGTCACCTACCAAACAAGTGATGTGCATGCGTCGGGACACGGTAATGCCGAAGAAGCAAAGTGGATTCATAAACAAGTAAATCCTAAATTCTTTATCCCACAACATGGATATCACTACATGCTTCGATCACACGGTGATTTAATCAAAGAGTCTTGTGGTCTTAAATCAGAAGACATCGTTGTTCCTGATAACGGAACAATAGTTGAAATTCGTGAAAAAGGACAAAAGCTAGTACGTCTTCCCGTTAAGGCGCCTATGACAACTCGTATTGTTGAGGGCCTCCACGTACGTGATATTCAAGAGGCAGTGATAAAAGACCGTCAAGCGCTTTCGCAAGACGGAATCTTTGTAGTTGTTATTACGATGAACTTACGTACCGGAAAACTTCGCAAGTCACCTGACATTATTTCTCGTGGATTCATTTACTTACGAGAATCACAAGAACTTCTTGGTGAAACGCGTCTCATCATAAAGAAAACAGTTGAAGATACATTCAAGAAATCAAGCAAGCCAGAGATTGACGATGTTAAGAACGAATTAACTGATGTTATCGCACACTTCCTTCTTCAAAAAACTCACAAGAACCCAATTGTTATCCCCGTTATTGTAGGAGTATAG
- a CDS encoding 50S ribosomal protein L25 — protein MLELNIKTRDAKENIATIREAGGIPAVFYGPKEENTPIALDAREFVRVWGEAGGSTIVDLKGVGEDKEVLIHEVTKDPVKGNPIHVDFYCIERGKKLTVSVPLEFVGEAPVEKIGGIVVKVMHEIEIEVQPRNIPHSIEVDLSPLTDFDSSISIADLNLDETIEPTADVTENVASVTQAKEEPKEEEEERDISDIEIESKGKEEDAEEEVAEEDK, from the coding sequence ATGTTAGAACTGAACATAAAAACACGGGACGCAAAAGAAAATATTGCAACTATTCGCGAAGCCGGAGGTATTCCTGCTGTATTTTATGGACCAAAAGAAGAGAATACTCCTATTGCCCTTGATGCACGAGAATTTGTTCGTGTATGGGGAGAAGCAGGTGGTTCAACAATTGTAGACCTTAAGGGCGTCGGGGAAGACAAAGAGGTTCTTATTCATGAGGTGACAAAAGATCCTGTTAAAGGAAATCCAATCCACGTAGATTTTTACTGTATTGAACGAGGCAAGAAGCTTACTGTAAGTGTTCCTCTTGAGTTTGTTGGAGAAGCCCCAGTTGAAAAGATTGGAGGTATTGTTGTAAAAGTTATGCACGAGATTGAGATAGAAGTACAACCTCGAAACATTCCACACTCAATCGAAGTTGATTTATCACCACTTACTGATTTCGATAGTTCGATATCAATTGCAGATCTTAACCTTGATGAAACTATCGAACCTACAGCTGATGTAACAGAAAACGTTGCTTCTGTTACCCAAGCAAAAGAGGAGCCTAAGGAAGAAGAGGAGGAGCGCGATATCTCAGATATTGAAATTGAATCAAAAGGAAAGGAAGAGGATGCTGAAGAGGAAGTTGCAGAAGAAGACAAGTAG
- a CDS encoding lytic murein transglycosylase → MLIIRTSIAFLFLLALFFIAAVSIVYAETGEEREARLRAELAQIVAEIEQQQGLLDVKSGERQSLERDVSILEAQIAKAQLAIRQRNLTIEQIGSDVNDRAKAIIALDEKILREKASLSQLIRKTNEIDELSFPEMILGNDDLSTIFSDLDSFEVVKVSLSNSFELIADTRAAIQNQKIVLENKQIEEQELRYIQELEKNQVEARKGQKTEILTVTKGEEELYQRLIKEKEQTAAEIRTALFSLRDTGAIPFGDAYDFAKEASAKTGVRPALILGILKQETNLGENVGQCLLTNSPDKGDGKGKNTGRLFDGVMKGSRDVDPFLEIVGELGLDPYGQVVSCPPSYGYGGAMGPAQFIPSTWMLYKDRLGKVTGENPPNPWNPRTAIFATALLMSDNGADKGTRAAERLAALRYFAGWKNANKAAYSFYGDGVMELTDAMQRQIDILER, encoded by the coding sequence ATGTTGATTATTCGTACGTCCATAGCATTTTTATTTTTATTGGCGCTGTTTTTCATCGCGGCAGTATCTATTGTATACGCGGAAACAGGAGAAGAACGAGAGGCACGATTGCGCGCAGAACTTGCTCAAATTGTGGCAGAGATTGAGCAGCAGCAAGGGCTGTTGGATGTCAAAAGTGGAGAAAGACAAAGTCTCGAGCGCGACGTTTCTATACTTGAAGCACAAATCGCAAAAGCGCAGCTAGCTATTCGTCAGAGAAATTTAACTATTGAGCAAATTGGGAGCGACGTAAACGATCGCGCAAAAGCGATAATAGCACTCGATGAGAAGATACTTCGCGAGAAAGCTTCTCTTTCGCAATTGATACGGAAAACAAATGAAATAGATGAACTTTCTTTTCCGGAGATGATTTTAGGTAATGATGATTTGTCGACCATTTTTTCTGATCTCGATTCTTTTGAGGTTGTTAAAGTATCGCTTTCAAACTCATTTGAACTTATTGCTGACACGAGGGCTGCAATCCAGAATCAAAAGATTGTCCTCGAGAATAAGCAAATCGAAGAACAGGAGCTTCGATACATACAAGAATTAGAAAAGAATCAGGTAGAGGCACGAAAAGGGCAGAAGACAGAAATTCTTACTGTTACAAAGGGAGAAGAGGAGCTGTACCAAAGACTTATCAAAGAAAAAGAACAAACTGCTGCAGAAATACGGACTGCACTGTTTTCGCTTCGTGATACTGGTGCGATACCTTTTGGTGATGCCTACGACTTTGCAAAAGAAGCAAGTGCAAAAACCGGAGTGCGACCTGCTTTAATTTTAGGTATTTTGAAGCAGGAAACAAATCTTGGTGAAAATGTTGGGCAATGTTTACTTACAAACTCACCAGATAAAGGAGATGGAAAGGGGAAAAACACAGGGCGCTTATTTGATGGAGTAATGAAAGGTTCTCGTGATGTTGATCCGTTTTTGGAAATTGTTGGTGAGCTTGGATTAGACCCGTATGGGCAGGTGGTTTCATGTCCACCGAGTTATGGATACGGAGGTGCTATGGGTCCTGCGCAATTCATACCATCAACATGGATGCTCTATAAAGATCGTCTTGGAAAGGTAACTGGTGAGAACCCACCAAACCCATGGAACCCACGAACTGCAATCTTTGCTACGGCACTACTTATGAGTGATAACGGTGCTGACAAGGGTACTCGTGCAGCGGAGCGTCTTGCAGCATTGCGTTATTTTGCGGGATGGAAGAACGCAAATAAGGCAGCGTACTCTTTTTATGGAGATGGAGTTATGGAGCTTACTGACGCAATGCAACGCCAAATTGATATTTTAGAGAGGTAA
- a CDS encoding co-chaperone GroES, protein MAKVNIVPLGDRVLVDPVTVDEKSPAGIIIPDTAQKEKPKQGKVIALGTLEKVTDVKVGDTVLFSDYGFDEIKSGGKEYYIIESKNLLAVIK, encoded by the coding sequence ATGGCGAAAGTAAATATCGTACCACTTGGCGACCGTGTTTTGGTTGATCCAGTTACTGTTGACGAGAAATCTCCAGCAGGAATCATAATTCCAGATACTGCACAGAAAGAAAAACCAAAACAGGGGAAGGTTATTGCTTTAGGTACCCTAGAAAAGGTCACTGACGTAAAAGTAGGTGACACGGTGCTCTTTAGCGATTATGGATTTGATGAGATAAAAAGTGGAGGAAAAGAATATTACATTATTGAAAGCAAGAACTTACTCGCAGTAATTAAATAA